Proteins from a genomic interval of Arthrobacter sp. CAN_C5:
- a CDS encoding DivIVA domain-containing protein: protein MDEARQGSSPFARVGRRQYGYNLRQVDGFLTRTREYYNTEDPAHGPVTSADVRSMAFDPAKGGYEPQAVDAALDRLEDVFAQRERDRVIESHGEDAWLMQIGRSAAVLRGRLHRPAGDRFRRPTKKKTASYNVDDVDALCDRLRGYFENDVPLSVDVVRRAVFREAKGAEGYEESQVDAFMDRVVGLMAAID, encoded by the coding sequence ATGGACGAAGCTCGCCAGGGCAGCTCTCCCTTCGCTCGGGTGGGGCGCCGGCAGTACGGGTACAACCTGCGGCAGGTGGACGGCTTCCTGACCCGCACACGGGAGTACTACAACACTGAGGACCCGGCACACGGCCCTGTCACCAGCGCCGACGTCCGCTCCATGGCGTTCGATCCGGCCAAGGGTGGCTACGAGCCCCAGGCCGTTGACGCAGCCCTGGACAGGCTCGAGGACGTTTTCGCGCAGCGGGAGCGGGACCGGGTCATCGAATCCCACGGCGAGGACGCCTGGCTGATGCAGATCGGCCGGTCCGCGGCCGTCCTGCGGGGCAGGTTGCACCGCCCGGCTGGCGACAGGTTCAGGCGGCCCACCAAGAAGAAGACTGCCAGCTACAACGTTGACGACGTCGACGCCCTTTGCGACCGGCTGCGCGGCTACTTCGAAAACGATGTCCCCCTGAGCGTTGACGTCGTCAGGCGCGCCGTCTTCCGGGAGGCGAAGGGCGCCGAAGGCTACGAGGAAAGCCAGGTCGACGCGTTCATGGACCGCGTGGTCGGCCTGATGGCCGCGATCGACTAG
- a CDS encoding phosphatidate cytidylyltransferase → MSDTHHSANTGGPPAPQVKAGSTAGEATPDHGDASEPDPTEPAVGGQPDAGPPTGGRGWRAPGTRQIRRRTGRKKTGQPKAPSRAGRNLPAATAVGVALLGSVLGGILYLPLAFVAITTAFALVGVWEVSRALEVRQIRLPLAPTIGATIALPFAAYLGGPEALAYAVVFSTTILALWRSLDPTPDAARSIMAGVFVVLWVPLLLSFAMLLLQEPSGKLLVATLLLLVVANDTFGYLVGAFFGKHAMAPKISPKKSWEGFAGSVGGAVVVGMIAAVFLLDRPWWFGLILAVATVSAATAGDLAESMIKRELGVKDMGNILPGHGGMMDRLDSIVFASPVAFVLSVTLVPGFL, encoded by the coding sequence ATGAGCGACACCCACCACTCCGCTAACACTGGCGGCCCGCCCGCTCCTCAGGTGAAGGCAGGGTCCACAGCAGGCGAGGCGACCCCTGATCACGGGGATGCGTCCGAACCTGACCCGACGGAGCCCGCGGTTGGTGGCCAGCCCGACGCCGGCCCACCGACTGGAGGGCGCGGCTGGCGAGCCCCCGGCACCCGTCAGATCCGACGCCGGACGGGCCGCAAAAAAACGGGCCAGCCGAAGGCGCCCTCGCGGGCCGGGAGGAACCTGCCAGCTGCTACGGCAGTTGGTGTTGCCCTGCTCGGTTCAGTGCTGGGAGGAATTCTCTACCTGCCGCTAGCCTTCGTCGCGATCACCACGGCGTTCGCGCTGGTCGGGGTCTGGGAGGTGTCCCGGGCTCTTGAGGTACGCCAGATCCGGTTGCCGCTGGCCCCCACCATCGGCGCGACCATCGCGCTGCCCTTCGCCGCGTACCTGGGCGGCCCGGAGGCCCTGGCCTACGCCGTCGTCTTCTCCACCACCATCCTTGCGCTGTGGCGGAGTCTCGACCCTACCCCCGACGCCGCCCGATCCATCATGGCCGGGGTCTTCGTGGTGCTCTGGGTGCCGCTGCTCCTCAGTTTCGCGATGCTCCTGCTCCAGGAACCCTCGGGCAAGCTGCTGGTGGCGACCCTGCTCCTGCTGGTGGTTGCCAACGACACGTTCGGCTACCTGGTCGGTGCTTTCTTCGGCAAACACGCGATGGCGCCCAAGATCAGCCCCAAGAAATCCTGGGAAGGCTTCGCCGGATCCGTGGGCGGTGCCGTCGTGGTGGGTATGATCGCCGCCGTCTTCCTGCTGGACCGGCCCTGGTGGTTCGGTCTGATCCTGGCCGTGGCCACGGTGTCCGCAGCGACGGCCGGTGATCTCGCCGAGTCAATGATCAAGCGCGAGCTCGGAGTCAAGGACATGGGCAACATCCTGCCCGGACACGGGGGAATGATGGATCGGCTCGACTCAATCGTGTTTGCCTCCCCGGTTGCCTTCGTGCTGTCGGTTACATTGGTACCGGGTTTCCTCTAA
- a CDS encoding cation acetate symporter: MNAELNPVVGYVALTLVSLSTVLIGIYGLRISRTTGDFYVASRTVRPWWNASAIGGEYLSAASFLGVAGLILISGVDALWFPIGYTAGYLMLLLFVAAPLRRSGAYTIPDFAEARLESLMVRRVTSLLVVVVGWLYIVPQLHGAALTVQITTGLPPWVGAVAVVVVVCLSVVTGGMRSITFVQAFQYWLKLTALAVPIVFILLRLTADGSPITDSGAVFAAELNLGGDASLYRNISLVIALLFGTLGLPHVLVRFYTNPDGASARRTTLIVLGLLSVFYLFPTMYGILGRIYTPDLAADGAADATVLLLPSRIFEGTAGDLLSALVTAGAFAAFLSTTSGLVVSLAGVVSQEFFQGSVKGFRLAAVISAAIPLLLALATNTLALAGSVSMVFAFTASTICPLLLLGIWWRGLTDVGAVSGMLAGAVLCGGSILTAAALGDESARYEWLEQPALWTVPAAFAVTIIVSRLTAARTPGSVSRVLARLHTPEPVQPPG, from the coding sequence GTGGAATGCGTCGGCGATCGGCGGCGAATATCTGTCGGCGGCGAGCTTCCTCGGCGTGGCCGGACTGATCCTGATCTCCGGCGTCGACGCCCTCTGGTTCCCGATCGGTTACACCGCCGGATACCTGATGCTGCTGCTCTTCGTTGCCGCTCCCCTGCGCCGGTCCGGTGCGTACACGATCCCCGACTTCGCCGAGGCCCGCCTGGAATCGTTGATGGTCAGGCGCGTGACCAGCCTCCTTGTCGTCGTCGTCGGCTGGCTGTACATCGTGCCGCAACTGCACGGCGCGGCCCTCACCGTCCAGATCACCACGGGCCTGCCGCCATGGGTGGGCGCCGTCGCGGTGGTCGTCGTGGTGTGCCTGAGCGTTGTCACCGGAGGGATGCGCTCCATCACCTTTGTCCAGGCCTTCCAGTACTGGCTCAAACTCACTGCACTAGCGGTGCCGATAGTGTTCATCCTGCTGCGGCTGACCGCCGACGGCAGCCCGATCACCGACTCCGGTGCGGTGTTCGCGGCCGAACTGAACCTCGGCGGCGACGCCTCGCTGTACCGCAACATCTCGTTGGTCATCGCACTGCTCTTCGGGACCCTCGGTCTGCCACACGTGCTGGTGCGTTTCTACACCAATCCGGACGGAGCATCTGCGCGCCGAACCACCCTGATCGTGCTGGGGCTTTTGTCGGTGTTCTACCTGTTCCCCACGATGTACGGGATCCTCGGGCGGATCTACACCCCGGATCTGGCGGCCGACGGCGCCGCCGACGCGACGGTACTGCTGTTGCCAAGCCGGATCTTCGAGGGAACCGCCGGTGACCTGCTGTCGGCCCTGGTCACCGCTGGTGCCTTCGCGGCGTTCCTGTCGACAACGAGTGGGTTGGTGGTCTCCCTCGCCGGGGTGGTCAGCCAGGAATTCTTTCAGGGCAGCGTCAAGGGGTTCCGGCTGGCGGCTGTCATTTCTGCGGCGATCCCGCTGCTCCTGGCTCTGGCGACCAATACACTGGCCCTGGCGGGAAGCGTCAGCATGGTGTTCGCCTTCACGGCATCGACCATCTGCCCGCTGCTGCTGCTCGGGATCTGGTGGCGCGGGCTCACCGATGTGGGGGCAGTCTCCGGCATGCTCGCCGGCGCGGTGCTGTGCGGTGGATCAATCCTTACCGCGGCCGCCCTGGGCGATGAGTCTGCCCGCTATGAGTGGCTGGAGCAGCCCGCGCTATGGACGGTGCCGGCGGCGTTTGCAGTGACCATCATCGTCTCCCGGCTCACTGCTGCCAGGACTCCGGGAAGCGTGTCACGGGTCCTCGCCCGGTTGCACACTCCCGAACCGGTGCAACCGCCCGGATGA
- the frr gene encoding ribosome recycling factor, with protein sequence MIDETLQEATLKMDKAVEAAKEDFATIRTGRANASLFSKVMVNYYGAPTPLQQLASFQNPEARTLLITPFDRAALNDIERALRDSDVGANPSNDGNIIRVVLPELTEERRKEYVKLVKTKAEDAKIAIRNIRRKAKDGIDKSVKDGDAGEDEGARGEKELDQRTKSHTDMIDELLKRKETELLEV encoded by the coding sequence GTGATCGACGAGACATTGCAAGAGGCCACCCTGAAAATGGACAAGGCTGTGGAAGCGGCGAAAGAGGACTTCGCGACGATCCGCACCGGACGCGCCAACGCCTCGTTGTTCTCCAAAGTCATGGTGAACTACTACGGGGCCCCGACACCGCTCCAGCAGCTGGCCTCATTCCAGAACCCCGAGGCACGGACCCTCCTGATTACCCCCTTCGACCGGGCGGCATTGAACGACATCGAGCGGGCGCTGCGCGACTCCGACGTCGGCGCCAACCCCTCCAACGACGGCAACATCATCCGGGTGGTTCTCCCCGAGCTGACCGAAGAGCGCCGCAAAGAGTACGTCAAGCTGGTCAAGACCAAGGCCGAAGACGCCAAGATTGCGATCCGTAACATCCGCCGCAAGGCCAAGGACGGGATCGACAAGTCAGTGAAGGACGGCGACGCCGGCGAGGACGAGGGGGCACGCGGCGAAAAGGAACTGGATCAGCGCACCAAGTCCCACACCGACATGATTGACGAACTGCTCAAGCGCAAGGAAACCGAGCTGCTTGAGGTCTAA